Within Ischnura elegans chromosome 6, ioIscEleg1.1, whole genome shotgun sequence, the genomic segment GTGTAAGATACGTACGGTTCTTCCAACGGCGAATATCGTCGTGGTGACATTAGCGATGTTCTTTTTGTCCCATAAGTCGACAGTTTGGAAGAGGTCTACATCAGGCACTCCATACTTAACGCAGGCTTTCTGAAACCTGAAAAACAAAGCAGAGATGATGGAGGGTCCGACAAGACAAATTTTCTAAATCATTCTCCAAAACATTCTCCCCCACAATCTATGAAAACTCataaaatggtaaataatttaAGTTCCAAAATTTATCATACAAAATGTGAGCAATAAATTGGTTAAGGATGTGAAAGttacacgttttatttttaattcaatgcaTTGCATTCAAGGGCTACCGACATGAGGTCGAAAACATGCGAAACCTTTTTAGAGAGTCTTTCGCAGTGATTTTATGTGTTTTTATTATCTACGTGAATTGTTTTATATCTTATGAAATTCGGAACACGTAGGATATTTAagggtataaaattaaaatttgaaacgcCAGTCGAAGCAAAAATTTGTACAAGGTGGAATAGTACTCTCAAACGTATTTGCAAGTAAAAAAGCCCAAGTAAGTAGATAAAATGGGAGATTTCCATAGAACATCCTCAAGATATTCGTTTCATGTCTGAAACATGATCTATATTCATGTAACTCTGAGGCAAATATCGAATAACGATATATTAACATTTAACATAACATAGCCTACCACCCTTAAACTAGAAAAATGCTTCCTCACTCTAGTAATTCATGAGCAAACAATATTTTAGACACatgatttttatttgtataattgCTTCATCTAGAGTCAATCAGTATAGCAGTATCGCCACATAAAATAGGATACCACACCCAATAACCTAATGGCTGAAACGCAGTTTGCATTATAAAGAAGCAATTTCTTCTTTTACGAGACCACGGAAATAACGCGAGGGAAAAAACATTCATtatgaatttcaaattacttGAATGCAATATGTTTAACTGAAAATACGAATGCCGAGAACATATGAAGACTATGGAAGGGCCTTTTTCATGGAATACTAAATTCGCACAGTCATGGATAAAAAGCTAAGACAATGTCTGAAAGATACTGTCTGAAAGAATTGACTAAGCAGCTGAAAACATAAGTCTGAAATCCATTTTCATAGGAATCGTATTTTAATTGCTGTAGCTGAAATCTTGGTGCTGAAAAAGTATTACTATCTGAACTTATAGAGAAAACTGGGCCAGCAGGACAAAAAAGGGTCGAGATGGTGTTctaatgaatacaattttatagGCCATTAAAGGTTAACAGTGAAAAAAAGCGCTTGCGCATTACAAGGACAAGTCTCCAATGGGCCtgtttttcacagaaaaatataataccagtgtaagtaataaatataaaaaatttcaatggctAGATCCATGCACACTGCGTAACAACAATATCACAAAATAATGGCAATATACGCTCTCTGAGTCAACGGAGTCCGTTAGATGGTTAAGCTATTTCACTGTCTCAAAATGTTGACATGCTGGTCAACATTCCCTGCTAACAACGTTTTCCCAATTTATTTGGGCATGACCGTTTTCttgctaaattttttttaaaagtttgaatCGTTACAGAAAATTTCTcccttaaaatatcattttttgtcaCATTGCCGACTTTCTCGCAATCAAAGATTTTCTGCATAGAATTCTTCAGGAGCTTACTGGCTGATGTTATCCATCATTTTGTAGTCTCCGCCAGAGAGATTGACTTTGGAGATGATTCCTGGCTGGAGTCTGTTCATCAGTTTGCACAGGAGGATCCCGTCTCGGAGGCCATCTTCAAAGCTGTAGCctaggcagtaaaaaaaatggaaaaaatcagtTTTTAACATAAAGCCATGATTCTCAGTACCAcagcatcaaaataaaattcatttaatcatGCACCTTAATGCaccttcatattttcctttttcctataaCCGATACCCTACCGTTACTCAACGCAACATTTCAATGAACTCTTAAGATGTTGGTTGTCTAACAGAAAATGCAGATAATCAAGGACGATTTGACATTGAGGTGATAATGAAGATAATATAAAAGtcatgagaaaataaaacataagCACCTCAAATGGCGATTGTTCTGCAGGTTAACTTACTTGAGTcaaattagtaaaatataaatcAGTCGACTAAGGAACCGAAAAAACAtacaaaacaagaaaaatgagGGGAAATACCTTTTACAATGTATCCGACCTCTCTAAATGTTACAACTCGCTGATATGTATAtgcgaggatagagctcaccccggataAAGTcataggcgtgtgaatttcatcaatttaatccTATTTCCGAAGACCATCGCCCGAATCGAAGTCATGTGTCACGAATGTTAATGGATTTCACGTTTGAAAGTAGAATTTATCAAACAATATATATGAGAAGAATAAACAAAGTATAAGGAAGTTAAGCGTTAATAGAAATTTTCCATAGCTACTTAAAGTTCTCTTCACGATCGGTTTCAATGCTATTCCAATGTATAACCTTCGAGCGATCGTCAATTTTAGTACCTACACCTTAAGACAATACAAAATATGATCGTGAAGTGAAATCAATGAATTTACGGAAAATTCCAGGAActaatattgtaaaatttcacCGGGTTAAGCCTGAAACTGCAATTCCTTCtgtaaatttatgtattttttgaaaaGTAGGTTCAAATAGAAACACGATATCcctcaataattatgattttgatGTTATTACCAGGAGGGAAACGTTCTCCGGTCACAGCCTCGATCCATTGCTGTGCCTCCCTCTCCTGCTCTGGGTCACGCTTGCCGGCAACCTGAAAAGATAGAACCATCACCACATTCAttggaatgcattttttaatgtattttcaaaaggaaataaaatagacTATTTGCGACATAGATCGTAACCGAAAGGAAAGTACTTTTTTTAAGCAGGTGATACGAGCCAATGTTCCATTTCCATTGCttataaatatctaaaaaaaaaagaaaaataaaaatacgtacatAAAAATCTACTCACAATcgatttttttctagaaaaaaagTTTCTTGTTAGTAAATATAGTGGCAGAATATTTCAAGCATGGGCCTTTGTTTTGCAGTTTTGCAGTCAGGGTTGGGTGGGgacgtgaaaaatatttgactattaAGTAATGGGTCTCACTAATAAGGTAGTCAACACACTGTGTACAAAATCTCAAGTTAGTAGTAGTTAGTGTCCGATAGTTCTCTTAGCAGAATGGTGacaggatatattaaaaaaataaacgtttttctCAATTCTGTTTCATTTCCTTTTTAgtttttctttagtttaaaaacactcaaaaaattatatcaatccaaaaaattatttctaccctTTTGAACAATTAGAacagtttcattatttttacacaaggatttatttaaaaattaagtgagTCAGGTCACCCTACTTCAGAATTTACAGAACATGCTTCAATGAAAACGAATGTCATTGACGTCCGACTGTAATGCGTTATTTGAGATGCTCGATATTTGAATGAATGGTGCGGTCGAGTGTTAATTTTTTCGTGCGCGGAACGGCTTGAGCTGGCGTGAGGTGGCTTCTCTCCTTTAAGTCTATGTTTGGAGCGCAACATTTGCCCAGTCTAACTGGGTTTTCCCCAGTCCATCCTCATTCAAATTCTATTGGCTCGAATTTTGAGAACGATCGAGacggagagaaggaaaaaaagaatacattCCGAAAGTTTGAAGACAGCAAGAGGCCTCCCACGCAatggggaaatggaaaaaaacgagCATCGCGGAGCGAGAGGAGTTGGAATGATTTGGCGTTGCACCCCATAGATGGCAGGATGGTCGAATCAGATATAACGCGCGATCTTTTACGCTGCCGTTTCCATTCCTTTGCCACAGAAGCACAGATTCGAGAATAGGGCATAAATAGTTCCCTCCAAATCAAACAAGATCGAAAAACTAGGTCGATCTCAGAAAACTCAGCATAAACACCGCCATAGCTGTTTATAGACACATGTTTACTTCTGTATTTCGTTGGATTTGAAGGATTTAACTGTTAATGTTTCCTCAAAATTTAACTGGTGcgcagaaaaatgaaatattctcatAGAGCAACAAGAATTGCTATGAAGTAATAAGGACGATTCTAATGAGAAAGTTAAATTCAGAAGGATTTTGATACACGTACACTCAGCGGGCACTGGTTATAAAGATAAATGTTTTGGTCTTCTTGTTTGGTGGAATGAGGGAACAAATCAAATTTTACTCATTGGGATGTTTTCATAAGTTTTAAGGCTCGCAAGCCGATTGTCTTCCATTGCAGATTATTGAATGAACGTAGTGAATCAAAATGATAACAATATTCAAGGAGTCAAcactatttcaataatttactaaAACAATACAAATAAACACTTGTAATTGAATATGCCAATGCGTATGCCAAAGAATGAATAATATCTGAAAAATACAAGCTTTTATAATTCTTATTGATATTTTTCGCAGGAAATGAATGTTTATATATTCATCACATACCATCACGTTTTCAGGCGAAATGGAGAAATTTCACTGTCTCAAATGTAGAAAAGGTAATTTACATCACAATTTATGAAAGAAGAGAATCAAGACAATGCCTACATTCTTATTCCGATAAAAGAGtgataaaattgatatttaaaaatattaatgcgtATAAAACTCCCATTTTTAAAAGAAGGAATGATGAAtgtatttatgtaattatgatttattGAGTTTTTGATAACTTCCTACATGAATATGTATTTCTAAACAAAATTCACGAGCATAAATTTCAGCCAAAAACTGAAATAAAGTGGCATAAGATATTGAGCTTTTGGCTCATATACACCATGATATTAGCGCCAGGTTCTGAAAATCAGGTACCATGATCGGAAAGGTACGATATTCTACAACAACATATGTTACCATTGCTTATAAACTCGCTAATACTTGCTGAGAGAAAATAAACTGGACTTCCGCAAAGTTAAGTTTGATAAGCTTGTTAAGGCGCATATAACAAAGAAATCGAGCATCAATCAGCGAAAAACGTCAGTCTTACCTACAACTGAAGACAGGCAGTCTTGTGTAACAGATATTTGCAGGGGATGGCAGTGGTTCTTAACTCTAGTAATTGTGGGGTGGGATTCATTGATCAGCGACATTTACAAGGCCTTTTTTATTGGAAGCCATCTTTTGCGGTGAATTCTTCTCCATTAGAAAACCCCTTTCttttctttgtaaatttcattttttcctgatattttgattttggttggagtggatatttttttctagtagtGCATCAATTAAATCATCAATTGTTTGCGAGTTAATCTTGTGGAGCTTGCTCATGGTTTTAAAGAAGGGCGAGTGTGTATTTTGTTTCGGTAGTACgtgtgtttattttttgttcGTCAGTATGATTGtgtgatataatatttttaccaaCTTTCCTCGTACTTTCTATACGTGCTTACTTACGTGCCACCAGGGCATTCTCCTACTATCAACGTAAAAGCTTAACGAATAAATGCACAAATAAACAGATGCACAAGATATCGAGATCGTATATCGTGAGCTGGTACGTAAATATGGCTATCTGGATGATGCGGTTGCTATTTCCAGGTCCAAGCAGATATGAACAACGCGTCGATTCGATGTTTCCAAATTAGCCGGAGTGGATACAGCTGGAGCGTACGTAATTAGGGTGTCTCGATTTCACTTGCAATCACGGAGTGCATATGTGGAGTAGGCGAAGGACTGGAGCGTTCCTCATAGAAGTTGGCAGGGGGCCGCATATACCTTGGCTCAACATCACACACGCGGCTTTCCTTTGCTTTCGAGAGAGTAAGAAAGGAAGGGAGGGCAGggagagtaaaaaaatgattttgaagaaaaactttgaaaaggtttgatcgaaaaaggaaaaaaagctgATTTAAACAGGATACAAGCATACAGAAAATTTACCCGCATCCCAATATAAGGAAGTAAATCTGTTTTGGCCGCCCTTCTGATAAGAACGCGAAGAAAAAAGTAAATCAAGATATGGCGCAATACTGAAAATTATAGACAGAGAAACTTTACATGAAATTCAGAGTAAACAGCTCATTTTTCTCAGCTATGCGTAAAAATTGGAACGGATAATTTAATGGCCAATTGGCCAAAAATATGACGATTTTAATCAGATGAACGGGACGAATTGGGACGATCAAGAAGATACGACGGAAAGcatggtttttttaaattttggataagAAGAAATGGGTGTTGGTGTAGTAAAGTATATCAGCAGAAGGCATCACTGCTGTGTTGGGAGCAGTTTTGGAAATACCGAATAGTTTGCAGGCAAGGAAATTCTTAAAAAGAGTAGTATTTTTTGGCGCAGTATATTAAATGGAATAAGGAAAGCTACAAGAGACGTAAAGAATGCATAAAATAGGTATTCCAAAGAACTTATAGGTATTTTCGGATACCTTAATTGATGGAAACCTAAGATGAGAAAATTTCAAACGGATTGTACGAAGGAGGAAGATTCTTCCAGAGGAGTTTTCGCGGAATGTTAAAGTGTTGCTAAAAGTGATAATGTTTTTGCTGTTCCTAAGTTAAAAGCTATGAATgactaaaatgaaattcaatgaaacaaatttttttttaaatttggtagaACAAAAGAacaaaagttataatttttctaTATAGATGGCGCTTATTCTTACTTATAAATCCTAAATTATaactttctgaaaaaaatgaaatattgggaaaggaaaatattcaacatCATTACCTTCAAGGAGGCGGAAATCTTACTTATGTTTGAGAGAAAACCTACTACCTCCGGTAGATACGAGAAGATTGCTAAAATACAGAACAACATGAACCGAGAGGGAAGGTATCCTCTCAACCAATCATAGAAGAGAGCACTCAGAGAGGAAACAAACTACCGAACAGATAAACAGAAAAGGCGACAAAGGATTTGAAGAACGAACCTGTAGTCTACGGCAGAGCTGCACGTGATGTAGCCCAAAAAATATAGACTCGGGGTGATctctatttttgaaaatttggggAGAGGAATACACAGGAGTAGAGTGCTATGTTGGATGATATATGGGTGGTGAAATTTGAGCggaagaatattattttatttatgtctttCATATGCCCCCTTAGCCCAGCATTAAAAAATCCTTCttgagttaacgaaaaagaataaaatgaaacgTTTCAGAATAAAGGAAGTGTTCGATCAATGCCGTGATACGTTACGATACggttgataataaattaaatttataactttccTGATACGATgagtaaatatgaattttttgatAACGCACGGGTACGTACATGAACTACAGTGAACTAATGCGTGAAAAAATTTCGCTGAAACGAAAATAACTGTTCCCTCAAATTGAAGTTGAGGCAAGcacaaaaattgaagttttttacgTCAGTAAAAATCTCTCAGATTTCGAAATCTCTCCGACACTGAAATACGGATTAAATATTCACAGAAACCtctgtaaaataaaatgaaatggagtaTCTTCAATTGGAGTAGGGATTCAAACTCACTGAAGAACGCCGAGAAATACAATTTTTGTAATTATGCTTACAGAGCCCGTAACACCTGTTTTGTTTCCAAACGATACGACTTGGCGTTCAATAAATAATTGAACGAATATTTGATCACTTAATTTTTTCACGAGCAGAAATTTATAAAAGTAATATCAAATAATACGGCTTATTTCATTCAACTAACAAGattctttttattcataaattctcAAACCACAAGGTTAGAGTAATGAATGCAATGCGTACGTGTTTTAGAAAGCTCACTCTCAAAAGgaatataagaattaaaatacttaaaagattaataaaaatgaaattgccgGAAGAGCTGAAATTACAGAGAATATCTCAGGCTTTAAAGAAGAAATTTTCCCAAAAGATTTGCAATTCGAAGTCACTCTTGGAAGTAGAAAAAGAGTGTTTAGCCTGATAATATAACCCAGGTATATCTTAAAACTAATTCAGCGGTTGGAGCTGGAAACTGTGCATAAAAACGCTATCACATAATCATTTTATCATACATCATTTACTTTGAAGAGATGAAAGTTATcttagatatttatttcaatgctcTCCAGCTTGATAGTGATATACGTTGAGAGGAAAATGAGATCATCACTATAGTGCGGTGTTTTGAGTTGTATACAGTTTTAATTTATTCCTGCGCGATGGTCCCTTATATACCAAGCACATCTACTAAGCACATTCCTCGTTGATCCGCGTAGTTCACCCAAAGACGTACAAATTCATTTCAGGGTCAAACAGATTAAGTCTCTTTCTTTAGCACAGTCTCTTTCTTGATAGAAACTCAagcgtcaacaatttaaatgatcaTATCAAGAAAACTTACTCCTAAAAGGAATATAAGGACGAAAATACTGAATATGTACGTTACGGAGGAATGGCGGGAATGaattaaaatcttcaaaaattgcACGTCTTCAAGTGATAAATGGCAAGGGAAAATATGCTAAATCAGTTTTTGTCTTCAcataattgcaaatattggctaaCTACGTTCCTTAAATACCAATGTACTTGCATTAAAGACATATAAATGTGGCCCGTTCAAATGGCTTTTTGTCCTAAGTAACGAGGGAAATGTCGATGTGATTCCTCCATTCCATTGGGCTCTCTTCTTGGAGAATTGGTACAAACAACCGGAATGTGTTTAATGTGTGCAAtgtgaatttattattaatatcctGAAAAAACATACCTCATGAGATTTATGCAAGGATGAAGTACCTGGATATTTCATCTCATATTTATTTGATCTTATGTTAGCGACATAACGATGTTTGTTATGTTTGTTCTGTTATGTTTGATATAAGCCACTACAAATAACACATgcgaaaattgttttttaatcgAAGTAAAGGTTGAATACAATGGTTTTTCTCGCAAAACAATAGTTACGAGTATTTATGAGTCGCGAATTCCTCTAATTTCCAAACAATATGACTTGGCGTTCAATAAATAATTGAACGATATTTTGATCACTTCATTTTTTGCACTCAGAAATTTCTAAAAAGACGTTTACAAAAATACTTCACTTCCAAAAAGTAAACGGGAAAACACAAAATGCGATGGCAGAGCACGGGTATTTACGGCGGATTACAGCACTTGATCGGAGCGTTTGGGAATTCCTTCGCCGTTGCTGGGATGTTTCCCTGGGATGTttcgcggctgctgcttccgatGTCCCTGCGAACTCTGCCGTCAGACGATGGGAGGGAGCGGCAAATGGATCGGATAGCACGCGGAGGCGCAGACATGATCACTTTGACATAAATagtatttggggggggggagtgcTGTGACTGCGAGGAAGGAAGTGACGACTTCTCTGGCGAGGGAGGGAATCCGGAACAAGCGAGAGTAAGGTGAACGTCTTACATCACTTGCTGCCCTTGAACTTGAAAGTTTACCACTGACTTGCATGAAGAACCATCGCTAGGCTCACGTCCATTAAATTCGCAGAAATCGTTGTCAATAATCCTAAGTTTGGAATACGACAGCCCTCTATTTGGTCTATCCCTTCGGTGCCTTGATTtggtttttccttatttccttcttcaTCTATCCCGAATACAACTTATACCTAGGTCTTCCTCGGAGGAATTTTCCGGAAAATTTTCCCCTCACCGAGTCTCTCACGTAATTGCTTTATCTTTTTATGATACTTTTCAATTGCTCGTCCTAAAAAACTGACTTAAACCCAGAGGCTTCGGTACAGTTAACCAAACACTAAAATAttaaatggagaattaaaaaataagctgTGTAATTTTACTCTCAAGTATTAGAAAAGAGACAGCGATTCTTCCTgctaataatttcaattaatagttcatgtttttttcattactCCTTGCTAAAAAAACACTCTCCTTAAATGAAACGGAAAAGCACCGGAATGACGGCAGGTAACGGAATTGAAGTACTTCATGGTAATAGCATGTGACAATTCGTTGAGAATACTCTTTCCTAGAAAACATaagcaaatacttaaaaatgaataactCGTGGCTGTGGCGAACATTATTACAACTTCTGGGCTTAACGTGGAATAACTGCAGGGAAAACCAATTTCTACACCGgtgcctttctctctctctcgtgccaAAGTGTATGTCACGTTTACCAAGCTACGGATTGTAAGCCAAAAAGTCGTATTTTTGagcgatgataaaaaaaatacggctACGTCATGCATAAATATAAGCGACTTCGGTTTCAAGAGAACATCACATGAATCACGAGGACACTACCTTAAAGCGAACTTTTCGTATATTACGAGACAATCAAaacataaatgtaataaattaataGAATTGAAGTTATTTAAAGAGAAGCCGCTGAAGTGGTAAAAATCAAACCTCGAAATCAGTTTAAAAATCGTAGTTTAAAGATTTTGATTACACTCATTGATAAATTATTAGGAAAATTTCTGCTTCAGCGAATTTTGGAGATGCATTATTTTTCCGagagttttattttctcttacatTATTATATGTTTCGGTAATGCAAGAAAAGAATACGTTTTTATTTTACGTTTAGTTACAGTAACGCCTAATTTGGCTGCCAAACAAGATAATACAACAGCAAAACAAGCTTAAACACAAATCAGGAAAGACCTGCGCTAAATCTAGTACGAAACCTAAGAAAATTAGAAACTTAAAATaacttagaaaattaaaatttgccgtGATTTTCAAATCTCTTTGTAGGAACGAAGGAATAAGGTTTAATTTCTAGAAcaattatgattattatattGCTATATTGCAAAATTTGAATTGCATGGTATTATATTGACTTAAAAGAAACATCTTGATCTAAGATGATCAACTCAAcacttgataaataaaatgaaggaatgATAGAAAACGCTTTTAtcccaggaaaaataatttcaatcaccTGTTCAATATcaggaaaaaaattcagtaatCATTTCGATCAATTTTGTCTTAAGTTTTACCTCGGAAATTTTTTCGCAGCCATTATATTGAAGTAATCCCaagatttctaaaatattttaaccacATTCTTATTGTTGTTCAGAATATAAAATTAGCTACctatatatttttaacatacctaTTTTTCTTACTATGAAACCCGAAAATAAATTCTGAGAGATAAATATAGTTTATAACAAACTTTTCTGATTCTCGAGTCATCGAACTCGTCCTCTGAACAACTTGTCGTAGCTTTGGGAATATATTTTCACAACAGTCTTGTTATTTTTACCCCTCAATTTTACTCATTTGGCCCTACGACGCTAGGCGACGAAATTTGACGTTTATAGTGCACTAATTTAGGTCAATTGAAGAGGtagagatgaaatatttatttaaggaaaGGCAAATCCTAAGACTGTGAGGATGGTATAAAGTGATTTTAGTTGAGTACGGaaatagtgataaaaaatgaCAGTACGTAATTTCCGCTACTAAGTTCtaaaaaatgaaccaattttttcCAAGAGGGAAAATTGAATTGCATAATCGAATATACTTAAATGTCGATTAATTAAACCTATACATAAAAGAATGTTTTAACACTTGCTAACACATCTAACGGTAGGAGGGAGACCTGAGATTGATTTCttgctaagtttatttttacacTATAATTTCCACTATCTTAAATCTCATCTCATTGATGTGTGCCTGTTGTCAAGTGTAGGAAAGttatatataatatttcaatgaaaatggaaaatttttaagaccTACATGTTGATGCCAAGAATTTAATATGATGCGCTGGATATGAAGCCAATTATATAAAGTATACGGTGAAAATAGTTTTCAAACATCACCAGATTCTGGAGTCATCGAATTCCTTTCTCGAATGTCATGTCTTGGTATCGCGAAAATATGCTCATAATCcctgcaattttttttttctctctatattttaaaaactcgGCCCCTGCACTCAACTGAATCATATCCTATGGAAGACATTTACATTTATGCgttttaatccaattaaatatgaTATAGAGGAGAATTTTTACATGAGAGAATGAGTAAGAAAAATACCGTATCGAATCTTAATCTAACATAGAACTGAAGACATCATACCTTAAGtaaattttttagataatttagaagtaaaataatttttggaagaaaatacGCGATATGATTACAATCATCATTAGGAAAAATTCTGTTGTAGTGAATTCACTCttcataattttgaaacattattttcaacgttgCCACTTATTTAGCACTTGGGCGCATTTCAAGTTTCTGCATTGATGTAACTGGAGAAATAAATGCAACTGCAGTTGATTTGGCCAATTAACACTGAGAATTTCTATAATGTATTTGAATGCATTGTCTTGAAAAAgccaatgaaaatatttcgctGTATTTCTCAtggtttttcttttgaaattagaTTCAGATGCATTCACCTGACAGCCATAGGGTATTtagaaatataattgaaaatcgtGTGGGATATCTTCAAATTCGCACATAAAAATAGTATTGTCTCTTATTTTCTCAAATCATTGAACTCGTTCCTTTGATATCGCGAATGTATTTCCATCCCTCCTCACTTTTTTTTCCCCCTccgtttcattcattcattcattccattgGCGTAACTCAACCCCTCTTTGATGACGACCTTCccctctccctctcctctccctctcctccccctctcctcttcctcccctccgTCCTCTATAAGTTCCGCCCCGCTCTCCAGCACCGGGTGCAGTTTCCGCTCGTCTCTCCCTCAGCGGTAACGTCTTCCGCTCATTCGTGCGCCGAACACTTCGAAGCCGGGTCGCTCCTGAAGGATTCTCCGCTCCAGCAACAAAATTGCCCTTCATCGAAGAGGTCGTGAAATCTCATCCGTCCACAAAGTTTCGCACACTTTCAAGAGGACAAAATGCCGGTAAGAGCGCTATTGTGCGAACATGCATATCCCTCAGTATATTCCACCAAGGCCAACGCTCatctcttttaaaattttctaatgaGGTATATTTGGAAGGTTGTTGAGCAAGAGAACAGGGTAAATGGGATTCCCAGTTTTTAAGTCATAGCCAAGACGACAATATTTCTTGTAAATTAATAACTGCTATCCGCTCAACACCATCCAGATGCATCTTTTAATTATTGCGGcatcaatattatttcattcttattGCTACATTTTAGCCAAaagtttacttaaaatttaaccgGGAATCGATAAAATTTGCAACCACCTAAGGCTCAGTACTtgttaattaatttcattgcttACCACAGTTGGATGATTACCGTAGTTGACAGTCTCCGATTCATAAGGTATCAATGCAAGGTCATTATTATTCTTCCACCCAAATGATGTGTTTATTTCATCAAATGAGTCCCAGAACCTCTTCCGCATGAGGATCGAAGGCAAAATTTTCAGAATCTAACTTTAACTACGCCATTATACCTTCGAAACTTTTAACATTATATGtgacatcgaaatttttaattttgtttgaaaatattgaataaaatgaaaaattcgttTTCCTGCAACAGTCGATATGATTTTTCTGGGAATATAATATTCGGCAAAAATCAACTTCCTCAGATAAGCCATTGGAAAGTCCtgctttaaataattataatttgacTACAACGATCCTTTGTGATCAATA encodes:
- the LOC124160110 gene encoding muscle-specific protein 20-like isoform X1, which codes for MPGPGRPLWQVAGKRDPEQEREAQQWIEAVTGERFPPGYSFEDGLRDGILLCKLMNRLQPGIISKVNLSGGDYKMMDNISQFQKACVKYGVPDVDLFQTVDLWDKKNIANVTTTIFAVGRTAYRHPEWRGPWLGPRPSEENKREWSDEQLRAGETVIGLQAGTNRGANQSGQNFGATRKILLGK
- the LOC124160110 gene encoding muscle-specific protein 20-like isoform X2; translated protein: MNVVMVLSFQVAGKRDPEQEREAQQWIEAVTGERFPPGYSFEDGLRDGILLCKLMNRLQPGIISKVNLSGGDYKMMDNISQFQKACVKYGVPDVDLFQTVDLWDKKNIANVTTTIFAVGRTAYRHPEWRGPWLGPRPSEENKREWSDEQLRAGETVIGLQAGTNRGANQSGQNFGATRKILLGK